A genomic region of Trichothermofontia sichuanensis B231 contains the following coding sequences:
- a CDS encoding J domain-containing protein, translating into MAATDFRDYYEILGVSKNATPEEIKKNYRRLARKYHPDLNPGDKTAEARFKEINEAHEVLSDPEKRRKYDQFGQYWKQVAAGTPPPGGPGFEGMDFGQYGSFDDFINELLGRFSRGGGSGRRVYTYRTTTGPEGFREYVDFGEDPFSRFTEMPAQDTEAAIALTLSEAFHGTQKRLQIGDETVTVRIPPGAKSGSRIRVKGKGQISPFSQMRGDLYLTIELLPHPFYRFDGDNLICDLPISPEEAVLGAQAVVPTPDGKVTLTIPAGVDSGQTLRLRGKGWRDPKGNRTDLLVRLKIVTPKAPTAAEKECYEKLRQVSHFNPRKALAEVHL; encoded by the coding sequence ATGGCTGCAACTGACTTTAGGGACTACTACGAAATTTTAGGGGTGAGTAAGAACGCCACGCCGGAGGAAATCAAAAAAAATTACCGGCGCTTAGCCCGTAAGTATCACCCCGATCTTAATCCGGGTGATAAAACGGCGGAAGCCCGTTTTAAGGAAATCAATGAAGCCCATGAGGTACTCTCCGACCCGGAAAAACGTCGGAAGTACGATCAGTTTGGTCAGTATTGGAAGCAGGTCGCAGCCGGTACGCCCCCACCCGGCGGCCCTGGCTTTGAGGGCATGGATTTTGGCCAGTACGGTAGCTTTGATGACTTTATCAACGAGTTACTGGGGCGCTTTAGTCGGGGCGGCGGTTCTGGACGCCGGGTCTATACCTACCGGACCACAACCGGGCCAGAGGGCTTCCGCGAATATGTGGACTTTGGCGAAGATCCCTTCAGTCGCTTTACGGAAATGCCCGCCCAGGATACGGAAGCGGCGATCGCTCTCACCCTGTCCGAAGCCTTTCACGGTACCCAGAAGCGCCTCCAAATTGGCGACGAGACGGTGACGGTGCGGATTCCGCCCGGTGCTAAATCCGGTAGCCGAATCCGAGTCAAGGGTAAGGGGCAAATCAGTCCCTTCAGTCAAATGCGGGGTGATTTGTACCTGACAATTGAGCTACTGCCCCATCCCTTCTATCGATTTGACGGCGATAATCTCATCTGCGACCTTCCCATCAGCCCGGAAGAAGCCGTACTGGGTGCCCAGGCTGTTGTCCCCACCCCCGATGGTAAAGTCACCCTGACCATCCCTGCTGGGGTTGATTCAGGCCAAACCCTGAGGCTACGGGGTAAGGGCTGGCGTGATCCCAAGGGTAACCGGACGGATCTGTTAGTCCGCCTGAAAATTGTGACACCCAAAGCGCCCACCGCTGCAGAAAAAGAATGCTACGAAAAATTGCGGCAGGTCAGTCATTTTAATCCCCGAAAAGCCCTTGCGGAGGTACACCTATGA
- a CDS encoding chaperone modulator CbpM → MTTGLGLSQIVWSETGDRLYSFEQAAYFTQTSVPLLERFVVLGILEPTGIMLRRQDLIRVVQIQRLRRDLGLNLVGAAIVLDMATEMAQLKAQLRAYQKI, encoded by the coding sequence ATGACCACTGGTTTAGGACTGTCTCAAATTGTCTGGTCCGAGACGGGCGATCGCCTCTACAGTTTTGAGCAGGCGGCCTACTTTACCCAAACCTCCGTCCCGCTACTGGAGCGGTTTGTTGTCCTGGGTATTCTCGAACCCACGGGGATTATGCTGCGCCGCCAGGATCTCATCCGGGTGGTACAAATTCAGCGCCTGCGTCGCGACCTGGGACTCAACCTCGTAGGCGCAGCCATTGTCCTGGATATGGCCACCGAAATGGCTCAACTCAAAGCACAACTGCGAGCGTATCAAAAGATCTGA
- a CDS encoding DUF2905 domain-containing protein produces the protein MITEIAKSLVTIGLIFLLVGGLFWLSASTLRSFPIGRLPGDILIQKENFTVYFPLTTGLLLSLVLSAVLWLVQWLTDR, from the coding sequence ATGATCACTGAAATCGCCAAAAGCTTAGTTACGATCGGCCTAATCTTTTTGCTCGTGGGTGGTCTATTCTGGCTCAGTGCCAGTACACTGAGATCGTTTCCCATTGGCCGGCTACCCGGAGATATTCTCATACAAAAAGAAAACTTTACAGTATATTTTCCATTGACCACCGGCCTTCTCTTAAGTTTGGTTTTAAGTGCTGTTCTCTGGCTTGTTCAGTGGCTGACGGATCGCTAA
- a CDS encoding phosphate-starvation-inducible PsiE family protein yields the protein MMQPPTQDGVWKSWFYRVTIVRNLEIFQNFIIVALCIGIFCVMLIRLGEMFLSLLEPINFQIITSDILFVLILVEIFRLLIVYLEEQRISIGAAVEVSLVSALREVIMGGVLDIPLDRLFGVCLFLSVLGGLLFLRVLMLQRFDRINKQSRMREF from the coding sequence ATGATGCAACCTCCCACTCAAGATGGTGTCTGGAAATCCTGGTTCTATAGGGTAACGATCGTTCGCAACCTGGAAATCTTTCAGAATTTTATCATCGTTGCCCTATGTATTGGCATCTTTTGCGTTATGTTGATTCGGCTCGGTGAGATGTTTTTGTCGCTACTAGAGCCAATCAATTTTCAAATTATCACATCAGACATACTATTTGTCCTTATCCTGGTGGAGATTTTCCGTCTGCTGATTGTTTATCTAGAGGAACAGCGGATCTCGATCGGGGCAGCTGTTGAAGTTTCTCTGGTGTCTGCCTTGCGGGAAGTGATCATGGGAGGGGTTCTGGATATTCCCCTCGATCGTCTATTCGGGGTATGTCTATTTCTGTCCGTTTTAGGAGGGCTATTATTTTTACGGGTTTTAATGTTGCAGCGATTCGATAGAATTAATAAACAGTCTCGCATGAGAGAATTCTGA
- a CDS encoding PRC-barrel domain-containing protein yields the protein MFNLVRRSQMIGLMAMDGSTATRIGGVEEVWVDDRGRVVYFTSNAGYTPFEQIATIGPDAVLTYSNLALSAPGTLRRLYRMAVQTPTIASPIGWVDDFLFDWETGDIVAYILGGDIAAPFGGRAVLFPEDVEVIDAEVLIIKDDARHHLKSEAEGLKGFLSEKSQQVKNLVKQMGDRLKSLVSPQDQPEVVRVKIKEIHDELAACGRHDQNVLQEATEFLQDKWEAVQHSLHRTGQRMKQAVDAAWKQLTRRDD from the coding sequence ATGTTTAATCTTGTTCGTCGTAGTCAAATGATTGGCCTAATGGCAATGGATGGTAGTACAGCAACTCGTATAGGTGGCGTTGAAGAGGTGTGGGTAGACGATCGCGGTCGGGTGGTTTATTTCACCAGCAATGCGGGTTATACCCCCTTTGAACAGATTGCCACCATTGGGCCAGATGCGGTACTGACCTATTCTAATCTTGCTCTATCGGCACCCGGTACCCTGCGTCGCCTATACCGGATGGCTGTGCAAACCCCCACGATCGCTAGTCCCATTGGTTGGGTAGATGACTTTTTGTTTGACTGGGAAACAGGCGATATTGTTGCCTATATTTTGGGTGGTGATATTGCAGCACCCTTTGGCGGACGGGCAGTGTTATTCCCAGAAGATGTTGAAGTCATTGATGCCGAGGTGCTGATCATCAAGGATGATGCCAGACATCATCTCAAGAGTGAAGCAGAGGGGCTAAAGGGTTTCCTCAGTGAAAAATCACAACAGGTCAAGAATCTAGTCAAACAAATGGGCGATCGTCTGAAATCATTGGTTTCTCCCCAGGATCAACCTGAAGTGGTGCGAGTCAAAATCAAGGAAATTCATGATGAATTGGCTGCCTGTGGACGTCATGATCAGAATGTTCTGCAAGAAGCAACCGAGTTCTTGCAAGACAAATGGGAAGCGGTCCAACACAGCTTGCATCGCACCGGGCAACGGATGAAACAGGCAGTAGATGCGGCCTGGAAACAGTTAACCCGACGTGACGACTGA
- a CDS encoding translocation/assembly module TamB domain-containing protein codes for MRWLGVGVGVFLLLAAGGGAFWVWLFVRNQLVPLVQTNLAQMLNRPIVVGELEHISLTGVRFGPSAIPPTATDPDQMTIRAIAVGFNPLQALLTRTVTFDITVIQPVASVVQAESGQWLDTEITPGPPGFLTFEVGRVRLADGTLTLVPQPASPSKAPTPVVLKDLQADASFQQLSPFPNAPTEENPPQHIQFQVQGRTATDGQLQATGEVTLAGLAAAPDYTVTAVVRSLPVTDVSPLVPMPVQLQGGQLDGQVTIFQGDPDANPRQTDSQGEHFAHPAMPYLEGSVKLQNVVGTIDRVPQPVKITSGQIRVKGSQVSFHQLEGQYGAVPIQVNGQLDLQGDYHLRAEVPSVPIATALKTAQVTSLPVGIEGAAKATITVTGPLPQPVIAGTIATTQPTRVDRVVFNQIQGNFKLNGPNLLLSDLQANPLVGGTISGGGQIKLADPQGLVLDFLAQDIPADTLARLYGSPTLPVSLGPMNAQIQVFGPLSQVQTVVAWQAPQGTYPAQGEVTIANGIIRLQKAIAQIDGGQLQAQAEIANGRWQAVVQGQQLPLARLQPANGAFALQGFLDGQIQLAGSLEAPGLATTQAIAELQLPQGVTIQRPQGPTQLSQPISASLAWDGQQVLVQTLNAGQVQANGAIQVDTRTGPTPSIQQINLALAVDRYDLQTLQAWLPGSLPVPIQTTGRASFTGQLSGSPDRLALGGDLQLEQLVVNQWAFAPVLSGPVHFALDQGLEVDLRGDQEHIQLALTPDYRPATFLIQRQETQLRGTTVDNTLQVTLANLPLGIFNFTPAAAIGLGAITGTVSGAATIDLRQFETTGTIAIANPSLGHLQADSFQGDFRYVNGVASLQQGVLTEGQTQIQVNAHFNPAAQAPFQAQIHVPDARTQDLLRTLQWFEFSDIGRGFRPPSYVAAATVRPVPIDASQMSVLEQMRRLSELQVLQEHQAAALAAQPLPPLMALDGHFHGDITIAGSLAAGPTIDFHFQGTDWQWGNYKADEVLVQGQYKDGVVSFLPLRLTADEALLTFTGQLGATGQTGQFRAENIPVDLLKRTVTLPFEITGRLNASAAIAGTLANPQARGEITLVDGTLNQAPIEKALGSFSYADARLDFGATMAVTGPDPIQMVGSIPYQLPFASTAPATEAIKLDLKVQDSGLALLNILSRSQLNLVAGQGNVNLQVRGTLRDPIATGTAALEQATITSPALPEPITAIHGSATFDRDRIRVESLEGAFGGGQILAKGVIPIAHPLPETDPDWENPVTVDLKRLKLKLQPYEGDLTGQIRVTGSAFTPALEGDLTLADGQIRLVTPTESPLSTPEGAAMAATPTRIGQPPPQSPIALNNLQITLGRNIQIVRQPLLNFVATGDLVINGNLTDIEPSGTIRLRSGQVNLFTTEFVLARGRENTATFNPEQGLDPYLDIRLVTLVPEVTRTPIPTSTVPEVTDAPATSLGALRTIRVQAEVRGLASELANTSGNSEVLALTSTPPRNEAEIVGLLGGSFINSLAQGESSLLLANLAGSALLTNIQSHIGNALGLTDFRLFPVMTPNRESRSSTIGLGAEIGIDLPGNLSFSALRVLTNDQIGLFSLRYRINNELLFRGSTDLSGNSQALLEYEARF; via the coding sequence GTGCGATGGCTGGGGGTAGGGGTGGGGGTGTTCCTATTGCTGGCGGCGGGTGGTGGCGCCTTCTGGGTCTGGCTATTTGTGCGGAACCAGTTGGTACCTCTCGTGCAAACCAATTTGGCCCAAATGCTGAATCGCCCGATCGTCGTCGGTGAACTTGAACACATTAGTCTGACAGGGGTCCGGTTTGGCCCATCGGCGATTCCCCCTACGGCCACCGATCCGGATCAGATGACGATTCGGGCGATCGCGGTGGGCTTCAATCCGCTCCAAGCCTTGCTCACCCGCACCGTGACTTTTGATATTACGGTGATCCAGCCCGTGGCCTCGGTGGTCCAGGCTGAATCTGGGCAGTGGCTCGATACGGAAATTACCCCCGGTCCCCCCGGTTTTCTGACGTTTGAAGTTGGCCGAGTCCGTCTGGCGGATGGCACCCTGACGCTCGTGCCTCAGCCCGCCTCACCCAGCAAAGCCCCCACACCGGTTGTGCTGAAGGATCTCCAGGCCGATGCCAGTTTCCAGCAGCTCTCCCCTTTTCCCAATGCCCCCACAGAGGAAAACCCGCCTCAGCACATCCAGTTTCAGGTCCAGGGACGCACGGCAACCGATGGCCAACTCCAGGCAACGGGGGAAGTGACCCTGGCAGGACTGGCCGCAGCACCGGATTATACCGTCACGGCGGTGGTGCGATCGCTCCCGGTGACTGATGTAAGTCCGCTGGTGCCCATGCCCGTTCAGCTTCAGGGGGGGCAATTGGACGGCCAGGTGACGATTTTCCAGGGAGACCCGGATGCAAACCCCCGCCAGACCGATTCCCAGGGGGAGCACTTCGCGCATCCCGCAATGCCCTATTTGGAAGGTAGCGTCAAACTTCAGAATGTGGTGGGGACCATTGATCGGGTGCCCCAACCGGTCAAAATTACCAGCGGCCAGATCCGGGTCAAAGGCTCCCAGGTGAGTTTTCATCAGTTGGAGGGCCAGTATGGCGCGGTCCCCATTCAGGTCAATGGTCAGTTAGATCTTCAGGGGGATTACCATCTCCGGGCCGAGGTGCCCTCAGTCCCGATCGCCACGGCGCTGAAAACGGCTCAGGTGACTTCCCTCCCCGTGGGTATTGAGGGGGCTGCAAAGGCAACCATTACGGTGACGGGGCCGCTGCCACAACCCGTGATCGCGGGTACGATCGCCACCACGCAACCCACCCGTGTTGATCGCGTGGTCTTTAACCAGATCCAGGGTAACTTTAAGCTGAATGGCCCCAATCTGCTGTTATCGGACCTGCAGGCCAACCCGTTAGTGGGGGGCACGATCAGCGGCGGCGGGCAGATCAAGCTGGCGGACCCCCAAGGGTTAGTGCTGGACTTCCTGGCCCAGGATATCCCCGCCGATACCTTGGCCCGTCTCTACGGTAGCCCGACGCTTCCTGTGAGCTTGGGACCGATGAATGCTCAGATCCAGGTCTTTGGTCCCCTCAGTCAGGTACAAACGGTGGTGGCATGGCAGGCTCCCCAGGGTACCTATCCTGCCCAGGGCGAGGTGACTATTGCCAATGGGATCATTCGTCTGCAAAAGGCGATCGCCCAAATTGATGGTGGGCAACTCCAGGCCCAGGCGGAGATCGCTAATGGCCGCTGGCAGGCCGTCGTTCAAGGCCAGCAGCTACCCCTGGCCCGGCTCCAGCCTGCTAATGGCGCGTTCGCTTTGCAGGGATTCCTTGATGGCCAGATCCAACTGGCAGGGAGTCTGGAAGCGCCAGGGCTGGCGACGACCCAGGCGATCGCCGAACTGCAATTGCCCCAGGGTGTGACCATCCAACGGCCCCAGGGACCCACCCAACTCTCCCAGCCGATCAGCGCCAGCCTCGCCTGGGATGGCCAGCAGGTCCTCGTCCAGACGCTTAACGCAGGCCAAGTCCAGGCCAATGGGGCAATTCAGGTGGATACGCGCACAGGTCCAACGCCTAGCATTCAACAGATCAATCTGGCGCTAGCGGTTGATCGCTACGATCTCCAAACCCTGCAAGCCTGGCTACCCGGCTCCTTGCCCGTGCCCATACAAACAACTGGTCGGGCCAGCTTCACCGGCCAGTTGAGTGGTTCGCCCGATCGCCTTGCCTTAGGGGGCGATCTGCAACTGGAACAATTGGTGGTGAACCAATGGGCCTTTGCACCGGTCTTGTCGGGGCCGGTGCACTTTGCCTTGGATCAGGGACTGGAGGTTGACCTGCGGGGGGATCAGGAGCACATTCAACTGGCCCTCACGCCGGACTATCGTCCCGCAACGTTCCTCATCCAGCGCCAGGAGACGCAACTGCGGGGAACGACGGTTGATAACACGTTACAGGTGACCCTCGCGAATTTGCCCTTGGGGATTTTTAATTTCACCCCAGCGGCGGCGATCGGGCTAGGAGCCATAACCGGGACGGTATCGGGAGCGGCGACGATCGACCTGCGCCAATTTGAGACCACAGGGACGATCGCGATCGCTAACCCCAGCCTTGGCCACCTCCAGGCCGACAGCTTCCAGGGCGATTTCCGTTACGTTAATGGTGTGGCCTCGTTACAGCAGGGGGTGTTAACCGAGGGGCAAACCCAGATCCAGGTCAATGCCCATTTCAACCCGGCGGCGCAAGCACCCTTCCAAGCCCAAATTCACGTCCCCGACGCCCGTACCCAGGATCTCCTACGCACCCTCCAGTGGTTTGAGTTCAGCGACATAGGACGCGGTTTCCGTCCCCCCAGTTATGTCGCAGCGGCCACTGTGCGCCCGGTGCCGATTGATGCTAGCCAGATGTCAGTGCTGGAACAAATGCGGCGCTTAAGTGAATTGCAGGTGCTTCAAGAACACCAGGCTGCTGCATTAGCCGCTCAGCCCTTACCGCCGCTGATGGCTCTGGATGGTCACTTCCACGGCGACATCACGATTGCCGGGTCCCTGGCAGCAGGACCAACGATCGACTTCCATTTCCAGGGGACGGATTGGCAGTGGGGGAATTACAAAGCAGATGAGGTGTTGGTTCAAGGGCAGTATAAAGATGGTGTGGTCAGTTTCCTACCCCTGCGGTTGACTGCCGATGAGGCCCTGCTGACTTTCACTGGCCAGTTGGGGGCCACTGGCCAAACGGGACAATTCCGGGCTGAAAATATCCCCGTCGATCTCCTGAAACGAACGGTCACTCTACCTTTTGAGATTACTGGTCGCTTAAATGCCAGCGCCGCGATCGCTGGGACTCTAGCTAATCCCCAGGCCCGCGGGGAAATTACCCTGGTGGATGGCACGCTGAATCAAGCGCCGATCGAAAAAGCCCTAGGGAGCTTTAGCTATGCTGATGCTCGCCTTGACTTTGGGGCAACGATGGCAGTCACTGGACCCGACCCCATCCAAATGGTCGGCAGTATTCCCTATCAATTACCCTTTGCCAGTACCGCCCCGGCAACCGAAGCGATCAAGTTGGATCTCAAGGTGCAGGATAGTGGTCTGGCACTGTTGAATATCCTCTCCCGTTCGCAACTAAACCTGGTGGCAGGCCAGGGCAATGTTAACCTCCAAGTCCGCGGGACGTTGCGTGACCCGATCGCCACGGGGACAGCAGCCCTTGAGCAGGCAACGATCACCTCGCCAGCCCTGCCGGAGCCGATTACGGCGATCCACGGTAGTGCCACTTTTGATCGCGATCGCATCCGGGTTGAAAGCCTTGAGGGGGCCTTTGGCGGTGGTCAAATCCTGGCTAAGGGCGTGATCCCGATCGCCCATCCCCTGCCCGAAACCGATCCCGACTGGGAAAATCCAGTAACGGTCGATCTCAAGCGGTTGAAGCTGAAGTTACAGCCCTATGAAGGCGATCTCACGGGTCAGATCCGAGTAACAGGCAGTGCCTTTACCCCCGCCCTTGAAGGGGACCTGACCTTGGCCGATGGGCAAATCCGGCTAGTTACCCCTACTGAATCACCCCTATCAACCCCAGAGGGGGCTGCGATGGCGGCAACCCCCACCCGTATAGGCCAGCCGCCCCCCCAATCCCCGATCGCCCTGAACAACCTACAGATTACCCTGGGCCGCAATATCCAGATTGTGCGGCAGCCCTTGTTGAACTTTGTCGCCACGGGTGATCTCGTCATTAACGGTAATCTGACGGATATTGAACCCAGTGGAACTATTCGTCTACGCAGTGGTCAGGTTAATCTCTTCACCACTGAATTTGTCCTGGCCCGTGGCCGTGAGAATACGGCCACCTTTAATCCAGAGCAGGGACTTGACCCCTACCTGGATATTCGTTTGGTCACTCTTGTCCCCGAGGTCACCCGTACCCCGATTCCGACCTCTACCGTGCCGGAAGTGACGGATGCCCCTGCCACCAGCCTGGGTGCCCTACGAACCATCCGGGTGCAAGCTGAGGTCAGGGGCTTAGCTAGCGAGTTAGCGAATACCAGCGGCAATTCCGAGGTGTTGGCCCTGACCAGTACACCCCCGCGTAATGAGGCCGAAATTGTGGGGTTATTGGGAGGAAGTTTTATTAACTCCCTCGCACAGGGGGAGAGCAGTCTGTTACTGGCAAATTTGGCAGGATCGGCTCTGCTCACCAACATTCAGTCCCACATTGGCAATGCGCTGGGGTTAACTGATTTCCGGCTCTTCCCGGTGATGACGCCGAATCGAGAATCCCGCAGTAGTACCATTGGCCTGGGGGCCGAGATCGGGATCGATTTACCGGGCAATCTCTCGTTCTCGGCCCTGCGAGTCTTAACCAATGATCAAATTGGTCTATTTAGCCTCCGCTATCGCATCAACAATGAGCTATTGTTCCGGGGGTCGACGGATTTGTCGGGCAATAGTCAGGCGTTGCTAGAGTATGAAGCGCGATTTTAG
- the grxD gene encoding Grx4 family monothiol glutaredoxin, whose protein sequence is MTPELKQRIDDLIQQNKIMVFMKGTKLMPQCGFSNNVVQILNVLGVPFETIDVLADPDIRQGIKEYSNWPTIPQVYINGEFIGGSDILIELYQKGELQQMVEVALAS, encoded by the coding sequence ATGACGCCAGAACTGAAACAACGGATCGACGATCTCATCCAGCAAAACAAGATCATGGTCTTTATGAAAGGGACCAAATTGATGCCCCAGTGTGGGTTCTCGAATAATGTGGTGCAGATCCTCAATGTGCTGGGGGTGCCCTTTGAAACGATCGATGTGTTAGCCGATCCAGATATCCGTCAGGGCATCAAGGAATATTCCAACTGGCCAACCATTCCCCAGGTCTATATCAACGGTGAGTTTATTGGGGGATCCGACATCCTGATTGAACTCTATCAAAAGGGGGAACTCCAGCAAATGGTTGAGGTCGCCCTTGCCTCTTAA
- a CDS encoding BolA family protein — protein MVTPQDVTTMIQAALPDAEVSVQDLTGGGDHYQVTVVSSQFAGKSLVQQHQMVYGALQQAMSSEAIHALALKTYTPETWAAARGST, from the coding sequence ATGGTTACTCCCCAAGATGTTACCACGATGATCCAGGCCGCTCTGCCCGATGCCGAGGTATCGGTACAGGATTTGACCGGCGGTGGTGATCACTACCAAGTGACAGTCGTATCGAGTCAATTTGCTGGTAAAAGTTTAGTGCAGCAACACCAGATGGTTTATGGTGCCCTGCAGCAGGCCATGTCGAGTGAAGCGATTCATGCCCTTGCCCTGAAGACCTACACCCCCGAAACCTGGGCAGCGGCGCGGGGGAGCACCTAG
- the argJ gene encoding bifunctional ornithine acetyltransferase/N-acetylglutamate synthase, with protein sequence MAQWREISGGVTAPKGYQAAGITAGLKSSGQPDLALIFSESEAIAAGVFTTSQVRAACVDYCRQCLQAKPSARAILCNAGQANAATGSQGWDDAVESAQLLAAALQIPPESVLVASTGVIGQRIKMDALRAGIPQLVAAASATGSEAAARAITTTDLVPKTIALETTIGDRPVRIGGIAKGSGMIHPNMATMLSFITCDAAVAPHLWQEMLRRAVDRSFNQITVDGDTSTNDTVLALANGQSRTPAITDWGPEATTLEGMLTAVCTHLARAIARDGEGATCLIEVQVRGTDTEAAANQIARTIVGSSLVKSAIFGRDPNWGRIAAAAGRAGVPFAQEHLRVQLGDFLLMDQGQPLPYDREAASQYLRQAAAGAYLVEDTVLIQVSVGNGPGQGRAWGCDLSYDYVKINAEYTT encoded by the coding sequence ATGGCACAATGGCGGGAAATTTCCGGAGGCGTTACGGCTCCCAAGGGGTATCAGGCCGCAGGCATCACCGCTGGCTTGAAGTCATCGGGGCAACCTGATTTGGCTCTAATTTTTTCGGAAAGTGAGGCGATCGCGGCGGGGGTTTTTACTACTAGCCAAGTGCGTGCCGCCTGTGTGGACTACTGTCGGCAATGCCTTCAGGCAAAGCCCAGTGCCCGTGCCATTCTCTGCAATGCGGGACAGGCCAATGCGGCAACGGGCAGCCAAGGCTGGGACGATGCCGTCGAAAGTGCCCAACTACTGGCGGCTGCCCTCCAGATCCCCCCGGAGTCGGTACTGGTAGCCTCAACCGGGGTCATTGGTCAACGCATTAAGATGGATGCCCTGCGGGCTGGAATTCCGCAACTGGTGGCCGCCGCCTCGGCCACTGGCTCGGAGGCTGCGGCCCGCGCCATTACCACCACGGATCTGGTGCCTAAAACGATCGCCCTGGAAACGACGATCGGCGATCGGCCCGTGCGGATCGGGGGGATTGCCAAGGGATCGGGGATGATTCACCCGAATATGGCCACCATGCTGTCCTTTATTACCTGTGATGCTGCCGTTGCCCCTCACCTGTGGCAGGAGATGTTGCGTCGGGCCGTCGATCGCAGCTTTAACCAGATCACCGTTGATGGGGATACCAGCACCAATGACACCGTGCTAGCCCTGGCCAATGGCCAATCCCGTACCCCTGCTATTACCGATTGGGGGCCAGAGGCCACAACCCTAGAGGGGATGCTCACGGCGGTGTGTACCCATTTAGCGAGGGCGATCGCCCGTGATGGGGAGGGAGCCACCTGTTTGATTGAGGTTCAGGTGAGGGGCACCGATACGGAAGCGGCGGCTAACCAGATTGCCCGGACGATCGTGGGTTCTTCCCTGGTCAAATCGGCCATCTTTGGGCGCGACCCCAACTGGGGGCGGATCGCGGCAGCGGCGGGTCGTGCGGGGGTCCCCTTTGCCCAGGAACATCTGCGGGTGCAATTGGGGGATTTCCTCTTGATGGATCAGGGCCAACCCCTGCCCTACGATCGCGAAGCGGCCAGCCAATACCTGCGCCAGGCCGCAGCGGGAGCCTATTTGGTTGAGGATACCGTCCTCATTCAGGTCAGCGTGGGCAATGGTCCGGGTCAGGGACGGGCCTGGGGTTGTGATCTCAGCTATGACTACGTGAAAATTAACGCTGAATATACGACCTGA
- a CDS encoding HD domain-containing protein, with the protein MTSTATGKIATLEDAVAIAALAHRGQQDKAGAPYLLHPLRLLLRMDSELAMMAAVLHDVVEDTTWTLEQLREAGFPEAVLAAVDCLTRRSHESYDAFIDRIRQNPIARQVKIADLEDNMNLQRLAQISPQDLGRLEKYHRAWRRLTSQD; encoded by the coding sequence ATGACATCAACTGCCACGGGCAAAATTGCCACGCTGGAGGATGCCGTCGCGATCGCGGCTTTGGCTCACCGTGGCCAACAGGATAAGGCCGGTGCCCCCTATCTGCTTCATCCCCTCCGGCTGCTACTGCGGATGGACTCGGAACTGGCAATGATGGCCGCGGTCCTGCATGACGTGGTTGAGGATACAACCTGGACCCTTGAACAGTTACGGGAAGCCGGTTTCCCGGAGGCAGTGCTGGCGGCAGTTGACTGCTTAACCCGGCGATCGCACGAAAGCTACGATGCGTTCATCGATCGCATCCGCCAGAACCCGATCGCCCGGCAGGTCAAGATCGCCGATCTCGAAGACAACATGAACCTGCAACGGTTGGCCCAAATCAGCCCCCAGGATTTAGGGCGGCTGGAGAAATACCACCGAGCTTGGCGCAGGCTCACCAGCCAGGACTGA
- a CDS encoding peroxiredoxin: protein MALQLGDVVPNFTQASNVGDINLYDWAGDSWVVLFSHPADYTPVCTTELGEVAKLMPEFEKRNVKVLALSVDDVESHKGWINDINETQNVTVNYPILADADKKVSNLYGMIHPNANPNLTVRTVFVIDPERKLRLTITYPPSTGRNFEEILRVIDSLQLTDKYSVATPVNWKDGEDVVVAPSIPTEEAKQKFPKGVTEIKPYLRLTPQPNK from the coding sequence ATGGCTCTTCAACTCGGTGATGTTGTGCCCAACTTCACCCAAGCTTCTAACGTCGGCGATATTAACCTTTATGACTGGGCAGGCGATAGCTGGGTCGTTCTGTTCTCCCACCCGGCAGACTATACCCCAGTGTGTACGACCGAATTGGGTGAAGTCGCCAAGTTGATGCCCGAATTCGAGAAGCGGAACGTCAAGGTTCTGGCTCTCAGCGTTGATGATGTCGAGTCCCACAAGGGGTGGATTAACGACATCAACGAAACCCAAAACGTCACGGTGAACTATCCCATCCTCGCCGATGCGGACAAAAAGGTTTCTAACCTGTACGGTATGATTCACCCCAATGCCAATCCCAACCTGACGGTGCGCACAGTATTCGTGATTGATCCGGAACGGAAGCTACGGCTGACGATTACCTATCCCCCCAGCACGGGCCGGAATTTTGAGGAAATTCTGCGGGTGATTGATTCGCTGCAGCTGACAGATAAATACAGCGTGGCAACGCCTGTGAACTGGAAGGATGGCGAAGATGTGGTAGTGGCTCCGTCTATTCCCACTGAGGAAGCCAAGCAGAAATTCCCGAAGGGGGTAACGGAAATCAAGCCCTACCTGCGGCTGACGCCCCAGCCCAACAAGTAG